The Thermodesulfobacteriota bacterium genome has a window encoding:
- the rsmB gene encoding 16S rRNA (cytosine(967)-C(5))-methyltransferase RsmB — protein sequence MTNEFKTYIKHPRRTRKQNPSSSIRHPHKKNLPDARKTALYILNDLDHGNKTLDSILQAFSDRMDLLSKKDRSLLNALVYGVIRWRGRLDHIIDCLSNIPIARIEPKALNIIRMGLFQIIYLSRIPVSAAVNTSVELAKSFAPPWVIGFVNAMLRNAVNKFETVPFPDPEKDPVSAIAVHNSFPKWLIKRWILRYGDKETAKLCEAINVIPPITIRTNTLKTTRGNLLASLKKEVVTIKRTAYSPDGISLVKPNSSIPEMKSFKDGWFVVQDEAAQLVTLLLGVHPGDTVLDACAGLGGKTGHIAQIMKNQGTIFALDKDERKLSRLVPEMKRLRISIVTPLTGNLEKPLDIKGVKLFDRILLDAPCSGMGVIRRNPDIKWATSKINLSRYKKKQLIFLKNIASLVKPSGILVYTVCSLEPEENEEVVEEFLSSYAEFDIKNISTMLSYGHDLGVSKDMYLKTLPHKNNMDGFFAVCFQKKAV from the coding sequence ATGACAAATGAATTTAAAACATATATTAAGCATCCCCGAAGAACCAGGAAGCAAAACCCGTCGTCCAGTATTCGCCATCCACATAAAAAAAATCTGCCTGATGCGCGTAAAACCGCTCTATACATCTTAAACGACCTGGATCATGGTAATAAAACCCTGGACAGTATTCTGCAGGCTTTCTCCGACCGGATGGATTTGCTTTCAAAAAAGGATCGGTCACTTTTAAACGCCCTGGTTTACGGTGTGATCAGATGGCGAGGCAGGTTGGATCATATCATAGACTGTCTTTCCAATATACCGATAGCCAGAATCGAACCAAAGGCATTAAATATTATCAGGATGGGTCTTTTTCAGATTATTTATTTATCCAGGATACCTGTATCTGCTGCAGTAAATACATCTGTTGAACTGGCAAAATCTTTTGCTCCACCCTGGGTGATCGGATTTGTAAATGCGATGTTACGAAATGCCGTTAATAAATTTGAAACGGTCCCCTTCCCTGACCCCGAAAAAGATCCTGTATCTGCCATAGCCGTTCATAACTCATTTCCCAAATGGCTGATAAAAAGGTGGATCCTTCGCTACGGAGACAAAGAGACCGCCAAGCTTTGTGAAGCGATCAATGTCATTCCCCCCATTACCATACGAACAAACACTCTCAAAACGACCCGAGGTAATTTGTTGGCCTCTCTTAAAAAAGAAGTTGTAACAATTAAACGCACGGCCTATTCACCTGATGGTATTTCTCTTGTTAAGCCGAACTCCTCTATCCCTGAAATGAAAAGCTTTAAGGATGGCTGGTTCGTTGTTCAGGATGAAGCCGCCCAGCTTGTCACCCTTTTACTGGGCGTCCACCCGGGGGATACGGTTCTGGATGCATGTGCCGGTCTTGGGGGAAAAACCGGGCACATTGCCCAGATAATGAAAAATCAGGGCACGATCTTTGCCCTTGATAAAGATGAAAGAAAACTATCCCGACTTGTTCCCGAGATGAAACGGCTGAGGATTTCTATTGTGACCCCCCTTACCGGTAATCTTGAAAAACCTTTAGACATAAAAGGGGTTAAGTTGTTTGACCGCATCCTTTTAGATGCTCCGTGTTCAGGTATGGGTGTTATCAGAAGAAATCCGGATATCAAATGGGCAACATCAAAAATAAATTTAAGCCGCTATAAAAAAAAACAGTTAATATTTCTTAAAAACATCGCCAGCCTTGTTAAACCATCGGGTATTCTGGTATACACCGTATGCAGTTTGGAACCCGAAGAAAACGAAGAGGTTGTAGAAGAATTTTTAAGCAGCTATGCTGAATTTGATATTAAAAATATTTCCACGATGCTATCTTATGGTCATGATCTTGGAGTATCAAAAGACATGTATCTGAAAACCCTGCCGCATAAAAATAATATGGATGGTTTTTTTGCAGTCTGTTTTCAGAAAAAAGCTGTTTAG
- a CDS encoding serine hydrolase, with the protein MKKVIYGLGAAMLLLMGFAIYYLNGAMPIGSGYSAKYVCSQVFLAGRDPDHVFENDVQPTNPLFLLFSNEVDYSKKTVTSKGLGFWHPRTAVYREGFGCTLEIDVSREELMKQAKGAIPQSKPDMKQNWPTGERVDLSSLPPEVDRKQLYRVVEEAFTEPSETSQRNTQAVVIVYKDRIIAEKYEKQFSPFIPMLGWSMSKSVTSALVGLLVKEGKLNIKEPAPVALWQRGDDPRSKITLDQLLRMSSGLEFEEVYEPFKDVTYMLYDSKSMADYAAAKPLECEPDEKWNYSGGSANIIARIVKDTVGGTLVSFNNFARQNLFDRINMYSAVIEPDASGSFVGSSYMFATARDWARIGLLYINDGVWGDDRILPQGWVTYSTTPTPKAPMGGYGAQIWLNAGERGNPANRKYPLLPTDLFYFGGFNDQIVAIIPSRDVVVVRLGVTHDEESWDVEVFIRDVLNCIG; encoded by the coding sequence ATGAAAAAAGTCATATATGGTCTAGGTGCGGCCATGCTGCTTTTAATGGGATTCGCTATCTACTATCTGAACGGGGCGATGCCGATAGGAAGCGGCTATTCAGCCAAATATGTCTGCTCACAGGTGTTTTTGGCAGGGAGGGACCCGGATCATGTTTTTGAAAACGATGTGCAACCCACCAACCCTTTGTTTCTGTTATTTTCCAATGAAGTTGATTACAGTAAGAAAACAGTTACTTCCAAGGGCCTGGGGTTTTGGCATCCGAGGACAGCGGTATACCGGGAGGGGTTTGGCTGCACACTCGAGATTGATGTCAGCCGGGAAGAATTGATGAAACAGGCGAAAGGAGCTATCCCGCAATCGAAACCGGATATGAAACAAAACTGGCCTACAGGTGAACGAGTGGATTTGTCTTCTCTGCCGCCGGAGGTGGATCGCAAACAGTTATATCGGGTTGTTGAAGAGGCTTTTACCGAGCCGTCCGAAACCAGTCAACGAAATACGCAGGCCGTTGTTATTGTATATAAGGATCGTATCATTGCAGAAAAATATGAAAAACAATTTTCCCCTTTCATACCCATGCTGGGTTGGTCGATGTCTAAAAGTGTGACCAGTGCTTTGGTGGGACTATTGGTTAAAGAGGGAAAACTCAATATCAAAGAACCTGCCCCGGTGGCTTTATGGCAGCGTGGGGATGATCCCCGCAGTAAAATCACCTTGGATCAGTTGTTAAGGATGTCCAGTGGCTTGGAATTTGAAGAGGTATATGAACCGTTCAAAGATGTCACCTATATGCTTTATGACAGTAAAAGCATGGCAGATTATGCGGCCGCCAAACCATTGGAATGTGAACCTGATGAAAAATGGAACTATTCCGGCGGATCGGCCAATATCATTGCCCGTATCGTGAAAGACACGGTTGGCGGCACGCTGGTATCATTTAACAATTTTGCCAGGCAAAACCTGTTTGACCGCATCAACATGTATTCTGCTGTTATCGAGCCGGATGCCTCGGGATCGTTTGTGGGTTCAAGTTATATGTTTGCCACGGCACGGGACTGGGCACGCATCGGTCTGCTATATATAAACGATGGTGTCTGGGGCGATGATAGAATATTGCCGCAGGGATGGGTAACATACTCCACCACCCCCACGCCCAAGGCCCCCATGGGAGGATACGGGGCCCAGATCTGGTTGAATGCCGGTGAAAGGGGAAATCCCGCCAATAGAAAATATCCGCTGCTGCCGACCGACCTGTTTTATTTTGGCGGATTCAATGATCAGATCGTGGCAATTATTCCCTCGCGAGACGTTGTGGTCGTAAGGCTGGGAGTAACCCATGACGAGGAATCCTGGGATGTGGAAGTCTTCATCCGGGATGTGTTGAATTGTATTGGGTAA
- a CDS encoding universal stress protein, with translation MDTNQTEIELKKVLWPTDFSSSAQKALPYISSLTTKYGAEIHVLYVIDDVAHHRSWYGEFDEDHINKLMQRTNESAKSRLDQICEKYLQSCPLYIKHVAVGDPAQEILKMIEKEEIDMVVMASRGERGHFRFGSVFEKVLKNSTIPITTIPVG, from the coding sequence ATGGATACCAACCAAACTGAAATAGAACTAAAAAAAGTACTTTGGCCCACAGATTTTTCAAGTAGTGCACAAAAGGCTTTGCCATATATTTCATCGCTGACCACGAAATACGGGGCGGAAATTCATGTACTGTATGTGATCGACGACGTCGCTCATCACCGATCATGGTATGGAGAATTTGACGAAGATCACATCAACAAATTAATGCAACGGACAAATGAATCGGCTAAAAGCCGCTTAGATCAGATTTGCGAAAAATATTTGCAAAGTTGCCCCCTGTACATTAAACACGTTGCTGTCGGTGACCCGGCGCAAGAGATTTTAAAAATGATTGAAAAAGAAGAGATCGACATGGTGGTGATGGCAAGCCGGGGAGAAAGAGGGCATTTTCGTTTTGGAAGTGTTTTTGAGAAAGTTTTAAAAAATTCAACGATACCAATTACGACGATTCCGGTAGGATAG
- the fmt gene encoding methionyl-tRNA formyltransferase — protein sequence MGTPDFAVPSLTALHKNDYNVSLVVSQPDRPKGRGRKVVSPPVKEAAQRFGYDVIQPISLKNKDFFDTLSGLKPDMFIVVAFGHILSKNILGIPLTGAINLHASLLPKYRGPAPIQWAIINQEKETGVTTMLMDEGMDTGDILLSSKEKITKLDTSASLHDRLAVLGADLLLKTLKSFEMNNLNPAAQDHADATYAPLLTKGDGRIDWKKNAEQIACFIRGVTPWPGAFTFQDDKRLKIFSAKPIFVEVNEAPGTVLKGFPDELRIATGKGALSVIEIQGASGKRLLIKDFLMGSQMPPGTVLH from the coding sequence ATGGGCACACCGGATTTTGCCGTGCCCTCACTAACCGCTCTGCATAAAAACGATTACAATGTATCCCTGGTTGTCTCCCAGCCGGACAGGCCGAAAGGACGGGGACGAAAGGTTGTTTCTCCTCCGGTCAAAGAAGCCGCACAGCGCTTTGGATATGATGTCATCCAGCCGATTTCGCTAAAAAATAAAGACTTCTTTGATACCCTTTCCGGGCTTAAACCCGATATGTTTATCGTGGTGGCTTTTGGTCATATTCTCTCAAAAAATATTCTCGGGATTCCGCTAACAGGGGCAATCAACCTGCACGCATCACTTCTTCCTAAATATCGAGGGCCGGCGCCTATCCAATGGGCAATCATAAACCAAGAAAAAGAAACCGGCGTCACCACCATGCTGATGGATGAAGGCATGGATACCGGGGACATTCTGCTTTCATCAAAAGAAAAAATTACTAAACTGGATACGTCCGCCAGCCTGCATGACCGCCTTGCGGTCTTAGGGGCCGACCTTTTATTAAAGACCTTAAAATCTTTTGAAATGAATAATCTCAACCCCGCCGCCCAGGACCATGCCGACGCCACTTATGCTCCCCTGCTAACAAAAGGCGATGGCCGCATCGACTGGAAAAAAAATGCCGAACAGATCGCTTGTTTTATCCGCGGGGTGACCCCATGGCCGGGTGCATTTACCTTTCAGGATGACAAACGTCTTAAAATATTTTCTGCCAAACCCATTTTCGTTGAGGTCAATGAAGCCCCGGGCACTGTTTTGAAAGGGTTTCCTGATGAACTGCGCATTGCAACCGGAAAAGGTGCACTGTCCGTCATTGAAATCCAGGGGGCTTCAGGAAAGCGTCTTTTAATTAAAGATTTTCTGATGGGAAGCCAAATGCCTCCCGGAACTGTTCTACATTAG
- the def gene encoding peptide deformylase, giving the protein MSILEVLTYPDKFLSQPTKTVENIDDKIQQTIDNMAETMYSAPGAGLASIQIGFDKSIIVYDGLPGEVKQSLQVLLNPKIIEQEGEIISENEGCLSVPDFRSDVKRSSLVLVEGFDRDGKPLRFEAEGYLAIVLQHEIDHLNGMLFIERISSLKRQLYKRRIKKQLRKK; this is encoded by the coding sequence ATGTCGATTCTTGAAGTATTAACCTATCCGGACAAATTTTTGAGTCAGCCCACTAAAACTGTGGAAAATATTGACGACAAAATTCAGCAAACCATCGATAACATGGCTGAAACCATGTATAGCGCACCAGGCGCCGGTCTGGCTTCAATACAGATTGGGTTTGATAAAAGCATTATCGTGTATGATGGGCTTCCCGGAGAAGTAAAGCAATCGCTTCAGGTTCTGTTAAATCCGAAAATTATCGAACAAGAGGGGGAAATCATTTCAGAAAATGAAGGATGTCTGAGTGTCCCTGATTTCAGATCGGACGTTAAGCGCTCTTCCTTAGTCCTGGTTGAAGGCTTTGATCGTGACGGAAAACCTTTGCGATTTGAAGCCGAAGGATACCTGGCAATCGTTTTACAACACGAAATAGATCATTTAAACGGCATGTTGTTTATTGAGCGCATCAGCTCGCTGAAAAGGCAACTTTATAAAAGACGTATAAAAAAACAATTAAGAAAAAAGTGA
- a CDS encoding lysylphosphatidylglycerol synthase transmembrane domain-containing protein, whose product MNKKTGVSFFLGIILSLIALYFAFRNVPFADLMAYLKSINYLWVLPSTLIVFAGFILRAVRWQLILSSNQKIGLLSAYHPLIIGFMINCLLPGRVGEVARPVILKKKHDVPFSTGLATVLAERIFDLFVLIILFIFFLSTANIDPDLSIKFGDYNLDSKTLEAVFRGMIKLSVLLFVGIIVIGFDPTRKIINRITMGIPFVLFFFSSSVKKKIQHKVCAPVVNIIENFASGFSIIKSPKLILTCVVFSVIIWLLAAFTYYIFSLGCPGINLSFAQITSVMLIVCFFIALPSAPGFWGLWEAGGVFAMLLFGVPEKEAAGFTLANHAIQMFPVIVMGLISAFITGVDIRRVSYNRQRNRTY is encoded by the coding sequence ATGAATAAAAAAACCGGCGTCTCCTTCTTTTTAGGAATAATACTATCATTAATTGCGCTTTATTTTGCCTTTAGAAATGTACCCTTTGCCGACCTGATGGCCTATTTGAAATCGATTAACTATCTATGGGTATTACCGTCGACTTTGATTGTGTTTGCAGGTTTTATTTTACGGGCGGTTAGATGGCAGCTTATTCTCAGCTCAAACCAAAAAATTGGTTTGTTAAGCGCATATCACCCTCTTATTATCGGGTTCATGATCAATTGTCTTCTTCCCGGAAGGGTGGGTGAAGTGGCCAGGCCTGTTATCTTAAAAAAAAAGCACGATGTTCCCTTTTCCACCGGGCTTGCCACGGTCTTGGCGGAACGAATATTCGACCTTTTTGTGCTTATCATTCTTTTTATTTTTTTTCTGTCAACAGCAAACATAGACCCCGATCTTAGCATTAAGTTTGGCGATTACAATTTAGACAGCAAAACTCTTGAAGCTGTGTTTAGGGGAATGATAAAGTTAAGTGTTCTTCTTTTTGTCGGGATTATAGTTATCGGTTTTGACCCCACGCGAAAAATCATCAACCGGATTACCATGGGGATACCTTTTGTTTTATTTTTTTTCAGCTCCTCTGTTAAAAAGAAAATACAACATAAAGTTTGTGCACCGGTGGTAAACATCATAGAAAATTTTGCTTCCGGCTTTTCTATTATAAAATCCCCCAAGTTAATCTTAACCTGTGTTGTTTTCTCTGTAATAATCTGGCTGCTGGCTGCATTTACCTATTATATATTTTCTCTCGGTTGTCCCGGTATAAATTTATCATTTGCCCAAATAACCTCTGTCATGCTGATCGTCTGCTTTTTCATTGCCCTTCCATCTGCCCCGGGTTTCTGGGGGCTCTGGGAGGCAGGAGGTGTTTTTGCCATGCTTCTTTTTGGTGTCCCCGAAAAGGAGGCCGCAGGTTTTACTTTGGCCAATCACGCCATTCAGATGTTTCCCGTTATTGTGATGGGTTTGATATCCGCCTTTATTACCGGAGTTGATATACGCCGTGTTTCATATAACAGGCAAAGAAACCGTACCTATTGA
- a CDS encoding bifunctional riboflavin kinase/FAD synthetase, translated as MKIIENLDDIKMPFKKAVITIGNFDGVHIGHQALFHEVIEKADIIGGTSIAMTFEPHPIKVLKKNSHPPLITLYEQKVELIEKSGLDVLICVPFTLEFAALSAREFVEDILIRQIGMTIIVVGEDYGFGKNREGNIDYLRTFAELFDFQVILADWIQEPNGSSGRISSTKIRELVISGHLEEVPKLLGRYYQIRGVVATGRNRGGRLLGFPTANINLHDELCPKTGVYAVTVEFRDIVYHGVANIGYSPTFDDHVFTVEVHILGFDENIYGQNIRVNFISHIRDEIKFENINELSAQIRQDIEKARKILS; from the coding sequence ATGAAAATTATTGAAAACCTTGATGATATAAAAATGCCTTTTAAAAAAGCGGTAATCACCATCGGCAATTTCGATGGGGTTCACATCGGACATCAGGCGCTTTTTCATGAAGTCATTGAAAAAGCGGATATCATAGGCGGAACGTCCATTGCCATGACTTTTGAACCGCATCCAATCAAGGTGCTTAAAAAAAACAGTCATCCACCCCTTATTACCCTTTATGAACAGAAAGTTGAGCTTATTGAAAAATCAGGCCTGGATGTTTTAATTTGCGTCCCATTTACCCTTGAATTTGCCGCGTTATCTGCAAGAGAATTTGTGGAAGATATTCTAATCAGGCAGATTGGAATGACCATCATTGTGGTTGGTGAGGATTATGGCTTTGGTAAAAACCGGGAGGGAAATATTGATTATCTAAGAACCTTTGCCGAACTTTTTGATTTTCAGGTCATCCTGGCAGACTGGATTCAGGAACCCAATGGCTCGTCCGGCCGAATCAGCAGCACTAAAATACGCGAGCTTGTCATTTCCGGTCATCTGGAAGAGGTTCCCAAACTTCTGGGCCGTTACTATCAAATACGTGGAGTGGTTGCCACCGGACGCAACCGGGGGGGCAGACTTCTCGGATTTCCCACTGCAAACATCAACCTGCACGATGAACTATGTCCCAAAACCGGTGTATATGCGGTAACCGTCGAGTTTAGAGATATTGTCTACCATGGTGTGGCCAATATTGGGTACAGCCCCACATTTGACGACCATGTCTTTACAGTTGAAGTCCATATTTTAGGTTTTGATGAAAATATATATGGTCAAAATATCCGCGTGAATTTCATCTCACATATAAGAGATGAAATAAAATTTGAAAATATTAATGAGCTTTCAGCACAAATCAGACAGGATATTGAGAAAGCACGTAAAATTTTATCGTAA
- a CDS encoding TerB family tellurite resistance protein, which produces MGWLGKIVGGTIGFALGGPLGAIAGAAFGHTFDRKNEGLYIGEQTRLSTGEEAQFTFFIAAFSMLAKLAKADGHVSEEEVDTVNKFMLYDLNLDPESRMAAMNIFNAAIESSESFDDFAAQFYSQFSVQPQMLELMIDILLRVSIADGTMSESEERQIRSAARIFHFSDERYNKLKSKYVQEFEKYYAVLGCGENDTDERIKSRYRKLVMEYHPDKIVSKGLPEEFTKFAEDKFREIQDAYDRIRKERGIK; this is translated from the coding sequence ATGGGTTGGCTGGGAAAAATTGTTGGAGGCACCATAGGGTTTGCTTTGGGAGGGCCACTCGGCGCAATTGCAGGCGCTGCCTTTGGTCATACATTTGATAGAAAAAATGAAGGGCTGTACATCGGTGAGCAGACCCGTCTTTCAACAGGTGAAGAAGCACAGTTTACTTTTTTTATCGCTGCGTTTTCAATGCTGGCAAAGCTCGCCAAAGCAGATGGACATGTATCAGAAGAGGAAGTTGATACGGTGAATAAATTTATGCTGTATGATTTGAACCTTGATCCTGAAAGTAGAATGGCTGCAATGAATATTTTTAATGCGGCGATCGAATCTTCAGAGAGTTTTGATGATTTTGCCGCCCAGTTTTACAGTCAGTTTAGTGTTCAACCTCAGATGCTTGAACTCATGATAGATATTTTACTAAGAGTATCTATTGCGGATGGGACGATGAGTGAAAGTGAGGAGAGACAAATACGCTCTGCGGCGAGGATATTTCATTTCAGTGACGAAAGATATAACAAGCTGAAATCAAAATATGTTCAGGAGTTTGAAAAGTATTATGCCGTCCTGGGATGCGGGGAAAATGATACCGATGAACGTATAAAGAGCCGGTACAGAAAACTGGTCATGGAATATCATCCTGATAAAATCGTATCAAAGGGTCTACCGGAGGAGTTTACCAAGTTTGCCGAAGATAAATTTCGTGAAATTCAGGATGCATACGACCGTATTAGGAAAGAAAGGGGTATTAAGTAG
- a CDS encoding RiPP maturation radical SAM C-methyltransferase produces the protein MNSTRPLKRVVLLSTPWSFFSRPSIQLGTLKSYLRVQFPKLKVITHHFYLQVAERIGYKLYHAISERTWLAETVYAALLYPERFESIEKLFIKEAKGKPLLHDVDFKTLTKRVAKVTDDFIDQEDWDRFGLAGFSVCLCQLTSAIYFIRRIKKRSSSLPVVVGGSMFSGVSAKNFVKLFPEIDFMVIGEGELPLSRLVGNLKNWQKTGDFPPIPGTISAKEPDMIESLGFSQIEDLANLPVPDYDDYFNLLKSFKPDKTFFPTLSAEISRGCWWKGKSVHRGRNSGCAFCNLNLQWKGYRSKNPDQVVAEIDYLTAKYQNLSVAFMDNLVPVNSSSEIFNKLGKLKKDFHLFCEIRATTPRRVLESMQRAGVREVQVGIEALSTRLLKKINKGTSAIQNLEIMKHCEELGIANHSNLILHFPGSDREDVKETLKNLEFAIYFRPMRFVHFWLGLKSPVWQNPKDFAIKAVFNHPNYTTLFPPDICRQMVFMVQAYRGDLGYQRRLWQPVKQRIRKWKKEYTEIQKGPVKSPILSYRDGKDFLIIRQKRVSADPFTHRLEGLSRDIYLFCGHHRSFKRILQQFSQLSEDRLIPFLKMMTDKKLMFEENGKYLSLAISAYKKS, from the coding sequence ATGAATTCAACCCGACCATTAAAACGCGTGGTTCTCTTATCCACACCATGGTCTTTTTTCAGCAGACCATCCATTCAGCTGGGAACCCTCAAGTCCTATTTAAGGGTACAGTTTCCCAAACTCAAAGTAATCACCCATCACTTTTATTTACAGGTTGCGGAACGCATAGGATATAAACTGTATCACGCCATATCTGAAAGGACCTGGCTGGCCGAAACCGTTTATGCCGCTTTATTATACCCAGAACGATTCGAATCGATTGAAAAGCTTTTTATCAAAGAGGCCAAAGGCAAACCTTTATTACATGATGTTGATTTTAAGACTTTAACGAAGCGGGTGGCCAAAGTTACAGATGACTTTATTGATCAGGAAGACTGGGATAGGTTTGGGCTTGCAGGTTTTTCGGTTTGTCTATGCCAGCTTACGTCTGCTATTTATTTTATACGCCGCATAAAGAAAAGGTCTTCCAGTCTTCCAGTGGTGGTCGGCGGATCGATGTTCAGCGGAGTTTCAGCTAAAAATTTTGTAAAATTGTTTCCTGAAATAGATTTTATGGTTATTGGCGAAGGTGAACTTCCTTTGAGCCGGCTGGTGGGAAATTTAAAAAATTGGCAGAAGACAGGAGATTTCCCGCCCATACCCGGTACCATATCGGCCAAAGAACCGGACATGATAGAATCGCTCGGTTTCAGCCAGATAGAAGATTTGGCAAATCTCCCGGTTCCCGATTATGATGATTACTTTAACCTGCTCAAATCGTTCAAGCCGGACAAAACATTTTTTCCCACCCTATCAGCCGAGATTTCGCGCGGGTGCTGGTGGAAGGGGAAATCTGTCCACCGAGGAAGAAATTCGGGTTGTGCTTTTTGCAATCTCAACCTCCAATGGAAAGGATACCGGTCCAAAAATCCGGATCAGGTGGTTGCTGAGATTGATTACCTGACTGCAAAATATCAGAATTTATCAGTGGCATTTATGGATAACCTGGTTCCGGTGAACTCATCCTCAGAGATTTTTAACAAACTTGGCAAATTAAAAAAGGATTTTCATCTATTTTGTGAAATTCGAGCAACCACTCCCAGGCGTGTGCTGGAAAGCATGCAAAGGGCAGGGGTGCGGGAAGTTCAGGTGGGGATTGAGGCGCTTAGTACCCGGTTGCTTAAAAAAATAAATAAAGGAACTTCTGCCATACAGAACCTGGAGATCATGAAACACTGTGAAGAGCTCGGGATAGCCAATCATTCAAACCTGATACTGCATTTTCCGGGCAGTGACAGGGAGGATGTAAAAGAGACCCTGAAAAATCTGGAATTTGCCATCTATTTTCGCCCCATGAGGTTTGTTCACTTCTGGCTCGGGCTTAAAAGTCCGGTATGGCAAAATCCCAAAGATTTCGCCATAAAAGCGGTTTTCAATCATCCCAACTATACCACACTTTTTCCGCCTGATATATGCCGGCAGATGGTTTTTATGGTGCAGGCTTATCGAGGTGATCTTGGATATCAGAGAAGGCTATGGCAGCCGGTAAAACAGAGAATCCGAAAATGGAAAAAAGAGTACACTGAGATTCAAAAAGGCCCGGTGAAATCCCCCATCTTAAGCTACCGGGACGGAAAGGATTTTTTGATCATTCGTCAAAAACGTGTTTCAGCCGATCCGTTCACTCACCGCCTTGAAGGTCTGTCCAGAGATATTTATCTGTTTTGTGGGCATCATCGCTCCTTTAAAAGGATCTTACAACAATTTTCCCAATTATCCGAAGACAGACTTATCCCTTTCCTGAAAATGATGACAGACAAAAAATTGATGTTTGAGGAAAATGGAAAATACCTTAGTTTGGCTATTTCAGCATATAAAAAAAGTTAA
- a CDS encoding MBL fold metallo-hydrolase has product MNVRLTTLCDNLVGSIGFIGEWGFSILVECGEEKILLDTGMTGSVVYNAVNNGIDLNQITRIVISHGHLDHTGGLRNLLQVMRKNVEIIIHPEAWAKKYATRPETTGSQVHFIGIPFVKAELENLGASFTLSREPVWINDHIVTTGEVPMKTSFESIDNNLFVKTEEKLKQDKVLDDQALIINTLKGLIVVLGCGHHGMINTLMHAQEITGVKKILAVLGGTHLFRSDSYQINQSIAKLQEFKVEKIGVSHCTGMPAAMALMNHFGNRFFFNHVGKVTEF; this is encoded by the coding sequence ATGAATGTACGTCTGACCACTCTATGCGATAACCTGGTTGGTTCTATTGGCTTTATTGGTGAATGGGGCTTTAGTATCCTGGTGGAGTGTGGAGAGGAAAAAATCCTGTTGGATACCGGCATGACGGGTTCCGTGGTGTACAATGCGGTTAATAACGGGATCGACCTGAACCAAATTACCCGTATCGTCATTAGTCACGGGCATTTAGATCATACCGGCGGGTTGAGGAATCTGCTTCAGGTTATGAGGAAAAATGTGGAAATTATCATTCATCCCGAAGCCTGGGCGAAAAAATATGCAACTCGACCCGAAACCACCGGCAGTCAGGTACATTTTATCGGCATTCCCTTTGTGAAAGCTGAATTGGAAAACCTGGGCGCTTCATTTACTCTGAGCCGGGAACCTGTATGGATCAATGACCACATCGTAACAACCGGTGAAGTGCCCATGAAGACCTCATTTGAATCCATTGATAATAATTTGTTTGTTAAGACTGAGGAAAAACTTAAACAGGACAAAGTCCTGGACGATCAAGCATTAATTATTAACACACTTAAAGGATTGATCGTAGTATTGGGGTGTGGCCATCATGGCATGATTAACACACTCATGCACGCCCAAGAAATTACCGGAGTAAAGAAAATTCTTGCGGTCCTGGGTGGAACACATCTCTTTCGATCCGATTCATACCAGATAAACCAAAGCATAGCAAAACTTCAAGAATTCAAAGTTGAGAAAATCGGTGTGTCTCATTGCACTGGAATGCCTGCGGCAATGGCTTTGATGAATCATTTCGGAAATCGTTTCTTTTTTAATCATGTCGGAAAAGTAACTGAGTTTTGA